The following coding sequences lie in one Arachis hypogaea cultivar Tifrunner chromosome 9, arahy.Tifrunner.gnm2.J5K5, whole genome shotgun sequence genomic window:
- the LOC112710863 gene encoding uncharacterized protein isoform X1: MEFVNRIVESARKASNNNTVINVCLAASFMVLAGRSFHQQKIIEALETEKASLVKSNKDIKRTLWNWKQQLYAEAASDDALVPLHRLKAIYGETPHSTAGDAVNEDANSASLSKFVA, translated from the exons ATGGAGTTTGTTAATAGGATAGTTGAAAGTGCAAGGAAAGCTTCGAACAACAATACGGTGATCAATGTTTGTCTCGCTGCTTCGTTTATGGTGCTGGCTGGTAGATCATTCCATCAGCAAAAAATAATTGAGGCTCTGGAGACTGAGAAAGCATCTCTTGTAAAATCAAATAAGGATATTAAAAGGACTCTTTGGAATTGGAAGCAGCAGCTCTACGCAGAAGCCGCGAGCGACGACGCCCTCGTACCGCTGCATAGGCTCAAGGCCATCTACGGCGAAACCCCGCATTCTACAGCCG GAGATGCTGTGAATGAAGATGCAAATTCGGCTAGTCTTAGCAAGTTTGTTGCTTGA
- the LOC112710863 gene encoding uncharacterized protein isoform X2, whose translation MEFVNRIVESARKASNNNTVINVCLAASFMVLAGRSFHQQKIIEALETEKASLVKSNKDIKRTLWNWKQQLYAEAASDDALVPLHRLKAIYGETPHSTAGTLNVGCIEANTRLNPW comes from the exons ATGGAGTTTGTTAATAGGATAGTTGAAAGTGCAAGGAAAGCTTCGAACAACAATACGGTGATCAATGTTTGTCTCGCTGCTTCGTTTATGGTGCTGGCTGGTAGATCATTCCATCAGCAAAAAATAATTGAGGCTCTGGAGACTGAGAAAGCATCTCTTGTAAAATCAAATAAGGATATTAAAAGGACTCTTTGGAATTGGAAGCAGCAGCTCTACGCAGAAGCCGCGAGCGACGACGCCCTCGTACCGCTGCATAGGCTCAAGGCCATCTACGGCGAAACCCCGCATTCTACAGCCG GCACTTTAAATGTTGGTTGCATTGAAGCAAACACTCGCCTCAATCCATGGTAG